The sequence TTCATAGGCTGGATAACCCACGCTACCTGTATTGACTATCATTTGCCCTGTCGATAGCGTGACTGTACGTGGAATATGAGTATGACCACATACGATCACTGAACTGCCAATACCGTTAAGCTGTGCCAAAATGTCTAGATTATCACGTAAGGTCGGCTGACCCGTCTCGATATTTTCTAACAAATATACCATGTCATCGGTTGGTGACCCATGGCAAAGATAAACATCTTCACTCAGATGACAATCAAATGGCAAATTCTGTAGCCAATTAACCGCTGCTTTTGGCAAGTCCTCTATGATAAAAGCCATGGTTGCGTTGTTGCCAATCTCCGCCGTTGTCGCTTCATAAATCTGTCTATCCTGATTACCTCGAATAGTAATGATATCGTTCTGCTGAGCCATTAAGAGCGCATAGGTATCTTTAGGGGCAATCGGTCCGTATAAAATATCGCCCAGATTAACAATTTGATCAATATCGCGCTGTTTAATATCAGTCAACACGGCTTCAAGCGCGAAGACATTACTATGAATGTCGGAAATAGCTGCGATAGTATTTAATTGCTTGTTATTAGAGTTGGAGTTAGAGTGCGCCATCCTATTTATTTTCCTAACAAATCACTATGTTATACATCGACTAACCATAAAAAGGAATAGAAAAGAGAAACAAAAAAACCCAATGGCTCGTGATTATTAAGACATTGGGTTTCATAAATTATGATTAATGTGATTGATAAACTATATTAAGAAGAAATAAGCCCATAATCCGACGACAAAGGTAGCAATGATATTAAGAATGACACCCGTACGGATCATTTCGCTCTGTTTAATCAACCCCGTACCAAAGACAATCGCATTTGGCGGTGTTGCAACTGGTAGCATAAAGGCACAAGATGCACCAATACCGATGACCAATACCAACACTTCGTGCGGCAAACCCATCTGCTCTGCAATAGCAGCAAATACGGGAACCAGCAGGGCGGCAGAGGCGGTATTAGAAGCAAACTCCGTTAAGAAAATAATAAATGCTGATACCGCAATCATCACCACGATAAGCGGTGCAGAAGACAAGGCATTAGCGACCGTCTCCCCCAACACCAAAGAGGCACCTGACACTTTCAGAATCGTCGACAGGGCGATACCACCACCGAACAGCATGAGTACACCCCAATCCGTATTATCAGACACTTGCTTCCACGATACCAAGCCTAAGCTGACCACAGCGGCAGCGGCTGATAAGGCAATAACCGCGTCAGTATCTGTAATATCAAGCGCAGCACCAATCTTTTTGGAGAAAATCCAGCTCAATGCGGTGACAATAAAGACGATAATCGTCACTACGCGAGGTTTATTCCATACAATAGGCTCATCTTCAACCAGTACAATTTTACGATTCAGGTTGGGCTTCAAAAACACATACATCGCGCCTAACAATAGCGGCAATAATACCAGCATCATCGGCACACCAAACTTCATCCAGTCCACAAAGGCAATATTGAGCGCTTTTGCAGCGATAGCATTTGGTGGCGAACCAACGATCGTACCTAAACCACCAAGGCTTGCTGAATAAGCGATACCTAATAGTACAAATACAAAAGTACCTCGGTCTTTTTCACGGTCAACTTGCGTTAAAATACCCAGTGCTAATGGCAACATCATCGCCGCCGTCGCAGTATTCGATATCCACATCGACAAAAATGCGGTCACGCCAAATATTAAAAATACCGCCGTGCTTAATTTGCCACCTGACATCGATAAAATCTTCAGGGCAATTTTTTTATCCAATTGCTGCACATGCAAGGCTGCCGCTAAAGCAAAACCACCAAAAAACAAATAAATGGTCGGATTGGCAAAGCTTTGTAAGCCTATTTCGGCATCGAATTCTGGTATACCAACTAAGGCACCAACCACGACTACCAATAGTGCCGTAATCGTGACGTGCAACGCTTCCGTTAGCCACAATACGCCGATGAAGAACAATAAGGCAAGACCCTTATTGGCGTTGATATCGAATGGTAATACATTATAAATAATCATACTGATAACTGCCGCAATAGCGACCACTATCAACCCTTTACCAGTACCCTTTGGAAAGGTATCGGTAAATAAATACTCATTGCCATCATCAGGAAGATGGCTATCTAGTTTTTGCTCTGACATAAAATGTCCTTATTTTCCCAAAGACAGTGTAAAAAGACGCTAAAATAAAAACGCATGTTAGCTATTAATGGTTATTCAACCAGCAACCACAAAAAATACGCCGTTATCATAACAGATATATAACAAAAAGCTGATGCAACAAAGCTTTTATAAAAAAACCGTTATAAAATTTGCAATAAACATGGTTATTTCACAGGTAAAGAGTTACTTTAATGCGTTTTAGGAAAGGTACCTTAAAACGGTACTTTATAGAGATGACATTTATCTCATGAGTTTTTTATTTTTGAACCGAACGCCGAAAGTGAGTGAGAGAGCAACTTATAACCAAGTAATTGTTTTTCATTAAACAGCAAGCCTTGTGATGTGCGGTTACACATCGTCACTAAACAAGCGTACACTTAGTATGTACAAGCGTATGGTGCTATCTCATACTAAATAAGTCAAAATAAATTTCTAATACCAGTAATAGCTTAACAACTGTTTTTTATTAGTATTTATATCGGAAAATGAATAACAATAAATAGGAGCACTTTATGACAGATGCAAATAAAACAGACTCAACCACTAAAATGTCACCAAGAGATATCAATCAAGACAGTTTGGCTAAAAAAGATCAGCAGCGTACCGATGACTCTGCACTCGATATGATGCAAGGGTTGCATGAACATGAAGACCATAATGAAGAAGGTAAAAACTAAATCACAGCTTTATTATTATCTCAAAGCAAAAAATAAAAGGTACTGATCGTTATGATGAGTGCCTTTTATTTTTTGGCTCTCTTTTTTCTGGCAGGCGGTCTGAGACATAGTTATATATAAATGCTGCCGTCAAGACGATAGCAATGGGTACAAATAGCGCTTCATAGCCAACCTTGGCGAATAAAAATGCTCCAACGGCGCTGCCACCGCAAAAGCAATACCAAATAATGGCTTGAAACCCTAATGTCGGTTTGCTAATCGATCGACCCGCCAACCAGTTGCCAATCGCTGCGCCCATATCTGATGTCAAACCTGTTAAATGGGTGGTACGAATAACCGCGCCACTATAAGTCGCTACCATGGCATTCTGTAATCCGCATGCCATTGCCGCTGCCAACTGTCCTAAATAATCATGCTGCTGATACAACCAGTAGCTGACCATTAACAGTGCCGCCTCGATATATAGCGCACTACCATAGCGCCTACCTAACTTTAATGATGTCTGCCCAATCACATAACCACTCAGTATCGCGCCTGCCAAAAAAGACAATAGCAGCGCACCAATATACAAGATACTACGCACATCCAAGTAAGCAATAGCCGCTGCAAATAAGCTTACGTTGCCAGTGACATGAGAAACCGATAGATTGGTAAACCCCATTAACGCAGCAGTGTTAACACAGCCAGCACTGAATGCCAGTACTGCCCCGCCCCACAATATCCACTTTGGTAATTTGGTTATCATATTCGCCGCCTAATGGCTTATCACCAAAAAGCATCTATTATAACCAAAAAAGGCAACCTATTGGCTGCCTTCCTGATCTATAGAACCCTATAACCGACTATTGAAGTGGATTATTTCGGCTCATCAAGCATCATTAATTGCTCACTGATAGCAACGGTATTAAAACCTGCGTCAACAAACATAATCTCGCCGGTAATACCAGATGCCCAAGGTGATAGCAAGAAAAGCGCCGCATTACCGACTTCGGTTTGGGTGATATTGCGTTGTAGCGGCGCGATTTTTTCGCTGATATCGAGCATTTTACGGAATGATTTGATGCCACTGGCAGCAAGCGTGCGAATAGGACCTGCTGAGATCGCATTGACACGAATGCCTTCACCGCCCATCGAAGTAGCCAAATAGCGAACACTGGCTTCGAGGCTGGCCTTTGCCATACCCATGACGTTATAGTTTGGCAATACCGAGATACTACCTTCATATGTCAATGTCAGCATCGAACCGTGACGCATGGACAATAAAGCACGAGCTTCTTTGGCTAATGCCACAAAACTATAGCTTGAGATATCATGGGCAATTTGACTACCTTCACGGGTCGTCGCCTTAACAAAATCGCCATCAAGCTGATCCATCGGTGCAAAGCCAATCGCATGTACCACACCATCGATTCCATCACCCCAATGGGCAGTGACTTGCTCAAAGCAGGCAGCGATAGACTCATCAGATGCCACATCACACTCAAGTACCAAATCTGCTTCGAATTTCTCCGCTGCCATATCGACACGCTTTTTGATCTTATCATTAGGATAAGTGAGAATTAATGAGGCACCTTCACGGTGCAGTGCCTCAGCGATAGCCCAAGCGATAGACAGTTTGCTCGCAATGCCTGTCACGACAAATCGTTGTCCTTGTAGTAGCATAATATTTCCTTTTGGGTCGATCAAAATTGTTTAATCATATTAAGTTATTTAGAGTGATTAGATACGATGAATATCACAGCGTAAAAAGTACAAATTATAAAATAAGTCATTATACACGAATTAATTTAAGTAAACAGTCGTAAACTGTATTCCCTTGTAATGGCGTCTAATATCGATTAAACGCTCAACTGCTCGCCACAGCAGTATGAAGTTAAGTAGATTTCAAGTATAATCACAGCCCTTCCCAGCTTGCACAATTTTTATAAAAATCCTTTACAACAGTTATTTGTAACTGTTCGTAATTAGGGATTTAGCGTTAAGCTACACCCACATTTTGGATGGCTGCCAAACTTATGAGTAACACCCCAACAATAGCATCAAATTACCAAGAAAGCGTTGAGTCTTATCGTCAACTGATTCTCTCAACAGGCGAGGACTTACAGCGTCCCGGTCTTGAAGAAACGCCGATGCGTGCTGCAAAAGCTTTTGCACATCTAACCCAAGGTTATCATCAAAGCTTGGATGAAGTCGTCAACGACGCCCTATTTCCATCAAGCAATCGCGAGCTGGTATTGGTACAAAATATTGAATTTTATTCATTGTGCGAACATCATATGCTGCCTTTTCATGGTATTGCTCATATAGGCTATTTACCCAATGGTCAAGTACTGGGCTTATCAAAATTTGCCCGTATCGTCGACATGTTCGCCCGTCGCTTGCAAGTTCAAGAAAATTTAAGCGAGCAAGTGGCACAAACTATCATGGATGTCACTGGCTGTCGCGGCGTAGCAGTAGTGATGGATGCAGCACATATGTGTATGATGATGCGCGGCGTAAATAAACAGCACTCTACTACACGCACGATGTCGATGTTGGGTGAGTACGTACATGACAATCAAGCGCGCAATGAGTTTTTGAGTGCGATTCCTAGACGTCAACCTGCATTCTAACGCTTCAAGTAATAATAGATAATAAAAAAAGGATACTTAAGTATCCTTTTTTAATGCGTACCTTTCAATATAGCTATCATTAATAATTAGCAATCAACCATTAATTGCAATATAACGAGGCTTAACTAACCTATTTTACGTCATCAATCCAATTGCCATAACCTTCTGCTTCCATCTGTGCCAGTGGAATAAAACGCATTGCCGCTGAATTCATACAGTAGCGCTTGCCTGTCGGTGCTGGGCCATCATCGAACACATGACCGACGTGTGAGTCTGCATAACGGCTACGGATTTCGGTACGGCTTCCGAATATCCCTCGGTCTTCCTTCTCAACGACCATATCCGTGCTCAATGGACGGGTAAAGCTTGGCCAGCCAGTGCCAGATTTGTATTGATCACGAGAGGAATATAGTGGCTCTCCCGATATCACATCGACATACAGCCCAGGCGCTTTATTATCCCAATATTCATTATCAAAAGCGCGTTCGGTGCCGTCTTTTTGAGTGACTTTATATTGAATATCACTTAGCAACTGCTTTAGCTCATCCTGTGCAGGCTTCACAAAGGTATCTGGATTGAATCCTGTGCTAGCTTTAGTAGCTGACGCATTGTTTGATGTTGCCTGTACGCTATCTGCCGCAGTAGGTTTAAACTGACTAAAATCCAGCTCGTAGTCTTTACCATAGACACTTTCGATAAATTGATAGCGCCCGGAATTAAAGGTATAAGCTTTATAGCGGATTGGGTTTTTCTTATAATAATCTTGATGATACTCTTCAGCAGGGTAAAACTTGCTAGCAGCAACAATTTCAATCACAACTGGTTTGCTATAGACACCAGAGTCTTGCAGTGATTGCTTAGCAGCTTCCGCTATCTGCTTTTCTTGTGCATTATTATAAAAAATAGCAGGACGATACTGAGTACCACGATCTACATACTGGCCGTCAGCATCGGTTGGATCGGCGATACGCCATAACGCTTGAACGAGACCATTATAGGTGATTTTCGTCGGGTCATAATAGACCTGCGCAGCTTCAGTATGCCCTGTGCCGCCTGCTGATACAGTGCTATAAGTTGGATTGGTCGATTGACCGCCGGTATAGCCAGAGACCACTTCTACAACGCCAGGTATTTTTTCATAACCCGCTTCCACGCACCAAAAACAACCGCCAGCGACCGTAGCGACTGCGAGATTTGGGTCCGTTGGCGCATAAGGATTATCGATGGCAGTACTTTTTACAGCGGGCGTATTTTCGGTGGCAGCACAGCCAACGAAAACCATACTGATGGCTGCTACAGCCATCGCAATAGCGCCCGTCTTTAATTTATGATTCATCGATAACTCCTAAAAGTAATATAATATAGCCATGATAACTCTTTGACCTCACTAAACTATACCTATATTGTTATAAAAATTTAATAGTTATTAGATATTATTTAATATAATTAAACAGTAAAATTCTGAATTATACACAATTTCCTAATAAGATAAGTTTGATACAAAGTATGATTATTAAAAAAAGAGCACATTACGGACAGTGTAGTGTGCTCTTTTATATTATATCAATATAGCTTAGTTACTCTTTTATTTTCAAGCAGTATGCTCATCACTGGCTTGCTGAATCTTGGTTAAAATAGCCTTGATTTCAGACGCTGATAGATAAGCCGGTACTGCATAAGTATCACTAACTTCTTTTGCAGCTGCTTTGGCAATTTTATCAAAATCACTGCTTTGCATGCCTTTCACCGTTGGATCGATATTCAAGGTGGCAATCAGTTCACGTACTTGCGCGATGAGGTCGTCGGCAATCTCAGCATCACTCTTGCTAGCTTGTCCCGATTTTACCATACCTGTTTTTCTAGCCAATTCTGCCAGTCTTTTTTTACTTCCTTGACAATTGACATCAAGCACATACGGCAGCACGATGGCATTGGCACGACCGTGAGGAATACTATAGTGCGCGCCTAACTGGTGAGCGATAGCATGAACGTAACCAAGACCCGCTTTATTAAAGGCGATACCGCCGTAATGAGCGGCAATACCCATTGCTTCTCTGGCTTTAAGATTGCCGCCGTCTTTATAGACCAGCGGTAGGTTTTGCATCACAGATTTGATCGCAGAAGCCGCATAATAATCGGTCTCTACGCTCGCATTAGCACTCATCCAAGCTTCAAGCGCGTGCGTTAAAACATCGATACCCGTATCCGCTGTGATATGAGCAGGCATGCCTTTCATAATAACAGGGTCAATAGCCGCTGCTAATGGCACCATTCTTGGGTCAATAGACAGTGCTTTTTGATGCGTTTTATCGTCTGATACTACTGCACCAAGGGTTGCTTCTGAACCTGTGCCAGCCGTGGTAGGAATACAATAAAGCGGCATCGAAGGCTTTCTAGCTTTAAGAATGCCGATAAGCTGTTGCGGCTTGCAGCTATTGCCTTGCGACATCGCAATCATCTTAGCCGCATCAATGACCGAACCACCACCGATAGCAATAATCGAATCGCACTTAGCATCGATAGATTTGCGCAGTCCCTCTTCGACAACGTTAAAAGTAGGGTCTGGGGTAATGCCGTCATAAACGGTATAGCTGATATTTTTGCTATCTAGATAATCAGTCACTTTGGCTGGGATACCTAGCTTATTAAGCACGGTATCAGTGACGATAAATACATTGGTGCTGCCTTCGTTGATGGCCATATCACATAGCTCTTCACAAGAGGTCTCACCGACAAATAGCATTGGTCTTCTAATTGGAACAACATAAGCGAACGCTTTTAAGACTTTAGCGCGTGTTTTAGCAACGGCTAAATAACCGACATTCTGCAATCCATTGGTATTTACTAACTTGTTATTTACTAATTTAGCAATACTGTTTTGTTTTTTCATGAGTAAAAATCCTTTTTAATGATGGTAATAATAGCGATGACAATCCTTTAAAGCAGCAACTTAAACGGCTCTTTAACTAAAAATTAAACAAATTTAAGCCTCTAACTAAAGTGAACGTCTGTTTAACTTATTGTATCACTGCTATTTTTAGGATATCGCAATTAATATGAACTGCCATGTTCTGCTTATTTGGCTCTATCTGCTTAACTCTTTTTGGCTAAGCTAAATCATACTCGCCTGCAGCAACTGCTGCGCATAGGGATGCTGCGGGCTATTAAAAACATCTTCAGTACGTCCGTACTCAATACATATCCCATCTTTAAGCACCATAATATGCTGACATAAGGCGCGCACCACTTTTAAGTCATGACTAATAAATACATAACTGATTTGTAGTTTCTGTTGAATTTCACGCAGCAAGCTAACTACAGTGACCTGCGTGGTACTATCAAGCGCGGACGTCGGCTCATCCAGTATCAATAGACTTGGTTGCATAATCAGGGCGCGCGCAAGTGCGACACGCTGACGCTGACCACCTGACAACTCATGCGGATAGCGATGCGCAAACTCAGCTGGCAGATGCACGGTAGTAAGGCTATACATCACTGCCTGCTGCCGTGCTGCCTTATCAACGCCTTGTACGAGCAATCCTTCTTCAACGATTTGCATCACTGTCATGCGCGGATTGATACTGGCAAAGGGGTCTTGAAACACCATTTGAATTTGCGAGCGAAAGGTGCGCAAATCACGTTTGGAAAATGCCGTAATATCTTGTCCATTGACCATTATTTCGCCACCCACACGCGCTTGATTGCTCAGTAATTGACTGAGTGCGAGGGCGATGGTGGTTTTTCCAGAGCCTGACTCACCAACAATGCCTAACGCCCACCCTTTCTGTAGCGTCATATCAACATTTTTTACCGCATCAAACCAGCGCTTAGTACCACCGAATAGGCTTTTTTCAATGGGAAACTGTATTTGTAAATTGCTGACTTGCAATACGGTGGGTTGCTGAATTTTATCATCATTAGAGAAGTTCAGTGCTTGGCCAAAGTCTTGTTTGATTAGCGAGCGGGTATATTCGGCTTTGGGCTGGTTAAACACCGCTGCGGTTTGCCCTTGCTCAATCGTTTGCCCTTGGTGCATGACGATGACGTCATCACTGTAGCGCCTGACCAGATTGAGGTCATGGCTAATAAGCACCATCGCCATATTATGCTGACGCTTAAGATCATCTAATAGAGCGAGAATCTCATGTTGCAGAGTCACATCAAGCGCGGTGGTCGGCTCATCAGCGATTAAAATATCAGGCTGCTGTGCCAATGCCATGGCAATCATGACCCGTTGACGTTGACCACCTGATAGCTCGTGCGGATAGCGGTTCAACTTATCAATCGGATTGGTAATATTGACATCATTTAGTAAATCGATTGTTTGGCTTTGCCATTGTTTCTTGGGCACACCAACTAGACGTAGTGATTCAGCAATTTGTTTGCCGACCGTATGTAGTGGATTGAGCGCTGTCATCGGCTCTTGAAACACCATGCCGATGCGCTGTCCGCGAATAGAGCGCAGCGCAGCGTTACGTGCCTTAGCACTAACACCAACATTGGCATTGGCTATCGGTAGCACAGTCAACCCTGCTGACCCTGCTAGCTTCACCTCACCGCTAACGGTCAAACTGTCTGGCAATAAGCCTAATAACGCGAGACTTGCAATGGATTTGCCAGAGCCTGATTCACCTACTATCGCTAACGTCTGCCC is a genomic window of Psychrobacter cibarius containing:
- the msrB gene encoding peptide-methionine (R)-S-oxide reductase MsrB is translated as MNHKLKTGAIAMAVAAISMVFVGCAATENTPAVKSTAIDNPYAPTDPNLAVATVAGGCFWCVEAGYEKIPGVVEVVSGYTGGQSTNPTYSTVSAGGTGHTEAAQVYYDPTKITYNGLVQALWRIADPTDADGQYVDRGTQYRPAIFYNNAQEKQIAEAAKQSLQDSGVYSKPVVIEIVAASKFYPAEEYHQDYYKKNPIRYKAYTFNSGRYQFIESVYGKDYELDFSQFKPTAADSVQATSNNASATKASTGFNPDTFVKPAQDELKQLLSDIQYKVTQKDGTERAFDNEYWDNKAPGLYVDVISGEPLYSSRDQYKSGTGWPSFTRPLSTDMVVEKEDRGIFGSRTEIRSRYADSHVGHVFDDGPAPTGKRYCMNSAAMRFIPLAQMEAEGYGNWIDDVK
- a CDS encoding YoaK family protein is translated as MITKLPKWILWGGAVLAFSAGCVNTAALMGFTNLSVSHVTGNVSLFAAAIAYLDVRSILYIGALLLSFLAGAILSGYVIGQTSLKLGRRYGSALYIEAALLMVSYWLYQQHDYLGQLAAAMACGLQNAMVATYSGAVIRTTHLTGLTSDMGAAIGNWLAGRSISKPTLGFQAIIWYCFCGGSAVGAFLFAKVGYEALFVPIAIVLTAAFIYNYVSDRLPEKREPKNKRHSS
- the folE gene encoding GTP cyclohydrolase I FolE codes for the protein MSNTPTIASNYQESVESYRQLILSTGEDLQRPGLEETPMRAAKAFAHLTQGYHQSLDEVVNDALFPSSNRELVLVQNIEFYSLCEHHMLPFHGIAHIGYLPNGQVLGLSKFARIVDMFARRLQVQENLSEQVAQTIMDVTGCRGVAVVMDAAHMCMMMRGVNKQHSTTRTMSMLGEYVHDNQARNEFLSAIPRRQPAF
- a CDS encoding iron-containing alcohol dehydrogenase; the protein is MKKQNSIAKLVNNKLVNTNGLQNVGYLAVAKTRAKVLKAFAYVVPIRRPMLFVGETSCEELCDMAINEGSTNVFIVTDTVLNKLGIPAKVTDYLDSKNISYTVYDGITPDPTFNVVEEGLRKSIDAKCDSIIAIGGGSVIDAAKMIAMSQGNSCKPQQLIGILKARKPSMPLYCIPTTAGTGSEATLGAVVSDDKTHQKALSIDPRMVPLAAAIDPVIMKGMPAHITADTGIDVLTHALEAWMSANASVETDYYAASAIKSVMQNLPLVYKDGGNLKAREAMGIAAHYGGIAFNKAGLGYVHAIAHQLGAHYSIPHGRANAIVLPYVLDVNCQGSKKRLAELARKTGMVKSGQASKSDAEIADDLIAQVRELIATLNIDPTVKGMQSSDFDKIAKAAAKEVSDTYAVPAYLSASEIKAILTKIQQASDEHTA
- a CDS encoding metallophosphoesterase family protein; this translates as MAHSNSNSNNKQLNTIAAISDIHSNVFALEAVLTDIKQRDIDQIVNLGDILYGPIAPKDTYALLMAQQNDIITIRGNQDRQIYEATTAEIGNNATMAFIIEDLPKAAVNWLQNLPFDCHLSEDVYLCHGSPTDDMVYLLENIETGQPTLRDNLDILAQLNGIGSSVIVCGHTHIPRTVTLSTGQMIVNTGSVGYPAYEDDLPILHKMQTYSPHASYAIIKCVDTEQGKYWQTEHIKVPYDYEAAAKLASMNGREDWAFALRTGRVLP
- a CDS encoding DASS family sodium-coupled anion symporter; the protein is MSEQKLDSHLPDDGNEYLFTDTFPKGTGKGLIVVAIAAVISMIIYNVLPFDINANKGLALLFFIGVLWLTEALHVTITALLVVVVGALVGIPEFDAEIGLQSFANPTIYLFFGGFALAAALHVQQLDKKIALKILSMSGGKLSTAVFLIFGVTAFLSMWISNTATAAMMLPLALGILTQVDREKDRGTFVFVLLGIAYSASLGGLGTIVGSPPNAIAAKALNIAFVDWMKFGVPMMLVLLPLLLGAMYVFLKPNLNRKIVLVEDEPIVWNKPRVVTIIVFIVTALSWIFSKKIGAALDITDTDAVIALSAAAAVVSLGLVSWKQVSDNTDWGVLMLFGGGIALSTILKVSGASLVLGETVANALSSAPLIVVMIAVSAFIIFLTEFASNTASAALLVPVFAAIAEQMGLPHEVLVLVIGIGASCAFMLPVATPPNAIVFGTGLIKQSEMIRTGVILNIIATFVVGLWAYFFLI
- a CDS encoding dipeptide ABC transporter ATP-binding protein yields the protein MLSVDKLSIVTDAGSVLVDKLSYELRQGQTLAIVGESGSGKSIASLALLGLLPDSLTVSGEVKLAGSAGLTVLPIANANVGVSAKARNAALRSIRGQRIGMVFQEPMTALNPLHTVGKQIAESLRLVGVPKKQWQSQTIDLLNDVNITNPIDKLNRYPHELSGGQRQRVMIAMALAQQPDILIADEPTTALDVTLQHEILALLDDLKRQHNMAMVLISHDLNLVRRYSDDVIVMHQGQTIEQGQTAAVFNQPKAEYTRSLIKQDFGQALNFSNDDKIQQPTVLQVSNLQIQFPIEKSLFGGTKRWFDAVKNVDMTLQKGWALGIVGESGSGKTTIALALSQLLSNQARVGGEIMVNGQDITAFSKRDLRTFRSQIQMVFQDPFASINPRMTVMQIVEEGLLVQGVDKAARQQAVMYSLTTVHLPAEFAHRYPHELSGGQRQRVALARALIMQPSLLILDEPTSALDSTTQVTVVSLLREIQQKLQISYVFISHDLKVVRALCQHIMVLKDGICIEYGRTEDVFNSPQHPYAQQLLQASMI
- a CDS encoding enoyl-ACP reductase yields the protein MLLQGQRFVVTGIASKLSIAWAIAEALHREGASLILTYPNDKIKKRVDMAAEKFEADLVLECDVASDESIAACFEQVTAHWGDGIDGVVHAIGFAPMDQLDGDFVKATTREGSQIAHDISSYSFVALAKEARALLSMRHGSMLTLTYEGSISVLPNYNVMGMAKASLEASVRYLATSMGGEGIRVNAISAGPIRTLAASGIKSFRKMLDISEKIAPLQRNITQTEVGNAALFLLSPWASGITGEIMFVDAGFNTVAISEQLMMLDEPK